In a genomic window of Nomascus leucogenys isolate Asia chromosome 4, Asia_NLE_v1, whole genome shotgun sequence:
- the LOC100585195 gene encoding synaptonemal complex central element protein 2 produces MERQGVDVPRVKCKDQEPQPLGESKEHLRWEENCEEEAGGGPASASCQLTVLEGKSGLYFSSLDSSIDILQKRAQELIENINESRQKDHALMTNFRNSLKTKVSDLTAKLEERIYQIYNDHNKIIQEKLQEFTQKMAKISHLETELKQVCHSVETVYKDLCLQPESLRLRRGPDHSRGKSPPRPSDSQPPDVFVSSVAETTSQATASEEQTHRDGEC; encoded by the coding sequence ATGGAGCGACAGGGAGTGGACGTGCCCCGTGTGAAATGCAAAGACCAGGAGCCGCAGCCCTTGGGGGAGAGCAAGGAGCATCTGCGGTGGGAAGAGAACTGCGAGGAGGAAGCTGGTGGAGGGCCAGCTAGTGCCAGTTGCCAGCTGACAGTCCTGGAAGGGAAGTCGGGACTCTACTTCTCCTCTCTGGACTCAAGCATTGACATCCTGCAGAAGAGAGCCCAGGAGCTGATCGAAAACATCAACGAGAGCCGACAAAAGGACCACGCACTCATGACCAACTTCAGGAACAGCCTGAAGACCAAGGTTTCGGATCTGACAGCGAAATTAGAGGAGAGGATCTATCAGATTTATAATGACCACAACAAGATCATCCAGGAAAAGCTCCAAGAGTTCACCCAGAAAATGGCAAAGATCAGCCATTTGGAGACAGAGCTCAAACAAGTCTGCCACAGCGTGGAGACTGTGTACAAAGACCTGTGTCTCCAGCCTGAGAGCCTAAGACTCAGACGGGGGCCAGACCACTCTAGGGGAAAGTCCCCACCACGTCCCAGCGACTCACAGCCCCCAGACGTGTTCGTTTCTTCTGTGGCTGAAACTACTTctcaggccactgcttcagaAGAACAGACCCACAGAGATGGTGAATGCTGA